CTCGCCCGCGCCGCCCAGCAACAAGCGGAATTCATCGCCGCCTCTGGGCAGGTGGCGCACGAAGGACCAGACGGCACGCGTCCGCGCGACCGCGCCGCCGCGCAGGGCGTGACGTCCTCGGCGGTCACGGAGATCGTGTACTTGGGGCAGCGTGGTTCGTTCGACCGCGCCGTGACGTGGTGGCTCGACTCGCCCATTCACTGCGAGATCATCGCGGATGCCCGCTACCACTCGGCGGGTGTGAGCGTGCAGCATGGCGAGCACGGCACCGCGTACGTGGTGGTTTTCAGCGACAGGTCCGAGTAACGGCTTGGCTGACGAGTTCGCTTCCATCCTGTGCTCGTTCACGAGGCGCTGGAGTTTCGCAAGGCAGCAAAGTCGAGGACCGAGCAAGTCATGAGCACTTGTCGCCCAGAACTGCTGTACGTCACTTCAGGTGAGATACGGCACGGGCGGGTGATACATGCGCTTCACGGTGAACCGCTCGGTGAACTTCGCGCCCGTT
This genomic stretch from Deinococcus yavapaiensis KR-236 harbors:
- a CDS encoding CAP domain-containing protein — protein: MSTEAPAEPPNPAVRKSDSVETQLLANLDDLRASGVTCPGEASARTSGPVTADPRLARAAQQQAEFIAASGQVAHEGPDGTRPRDRAAAQGVTSSAVTEIVYLGQRGSFDRAVTWWLDSPIHCEIIADARYHSAGVSVQHGEHGTAYVVVFSDRSE